In Bacillus sp. NP247, one DNA window encodes the following:
- a CDS encoding NCS2 family permease, with the protein MFNLSKHKTSIKTEIMAGIITFLTMAYIIVVNPVILGDAGVPFEQAFTATIIAAVVGTLFMAIFTNLPIAIAPGMGLNAYFSYSVVKAHEGMTFAIAFSAVFVAGMILILLSFTSFRTKLMEVIPENLKHALTAGIGLFIAFIGLRLTGIVTKNDANLVGLGDLHSAPVLLALAGLGITIILMSLNVNGALFIGMLLTGIIAYFTGQLTFSNGVTSMPGLPEGIIVSNPITAVSDVINYGLYGVVFSFFLVTLFDTTGTLLGVAQQGGFMKDGKLPKAGRALLSDSFSATIGAMFGTTPSTAYIESSAGVAAGGRTGLTTVTVAVLFALAAFFGPLVSAVSGVSAITAPSLIIVGSLMMGSVRHIDWDTFDEAFPAFLVILSMPLTSSISTGIALGFISYPLMKVAKGQFRAVHPLVYLFGILFAYQLVFLPH; encoded by the coding sequence ATGTTTAACCTTTCAAAACATAAAACTTCTATTAAAACTGAAATTATGGCAGGTATTATTACCTTTTTAACAATGGCATATATCATTGTCGTAAACCCTGTCATCCTTGGGGATGCAGGTGTTCCGTTTGAACAAGCATTTACAGCGACAATCATTGCAGCTGTTGTCGGAACATTATTTATGGCGATCTTTACTAATCTACCAATCGCAATTGCACCAGGTATGGGATTAAATGCTTACTTCTCTTACTCTGTTGTAAAAGCTCATGAAGGCATGACTTTCGCGATTGCATTCTCTGCTGTATTCGTAGCAGGTATGATTTTAATTTTGTTATCATTCACATCTTTCCGTACGAAATTAATGGAAGTAATTCCTGAAAACTTAAAACATGCACTTACTGCTGGTATTGGTCTTTTTATTGCTTTTATCGGTTTGCGCTTAACAGGAATTGTTACAAAAAATGATGCAAACTTAGTTGGGCTTGGCGATCTTCACTCTGCTCCAGTTCTACTAGCATTAGCTGGCCTCGGAATTACAATTATCCTTATGTCTTTAAATGTAAACGGGGCATTATTTATCGGAATGTTATTAACTGGTATTATTGCTTACTTCACAGGTCAATTAACATTCTCAAATGGCGTTACGTCAATGCCTGGATTACCAGAAGGAATTATCGTTTCAAATCCAATTACTGCTGTTTCTGATGTAATTAATTACGGATTATACGGTGTTGTGTTCTCATTCTTCCTCGTTACACTATTTGATACAACAGGAACATTACTTGGTGTAGCACAACAAGGCGGATTTATGAAAGACGGAAAACTTCCAAAAGCAGGACGAGCTCTTCTATCTGACTCATTCTCAGCAACAATTGGAGCTATGTTCGGAACAACACCATCAACAGCTTACATTGAATCATCTGCAGGTGTTGCAGCTGGTGGTCGTACTGGTTTAACAACTGTGACAGTAGCTGTTCTATTTGCATTAGCAGCATTCTTCGGACCTTTAGTGAGCGCTGTTTCTGGCGTTTCAGCTATTACAGCACCATCATTAATTATCGTTGGTAGTCTTATGATGGGCTCAGTTCGCCACATCGATTGGGATACATTCGATGAAGCATTCCCAGCATTTTTAGTAATCTTAAGCATGCCACTTACATCAAGTATCTCAACAGGTATCGCACTTGGATTTATTTCATACCCACTTATGAAAGTGGCAAAAGGACAATTCCGTGCTGTTCACCCACTTGTGTATTTATTCGGAATCTTGTTCGCTTATCAATTAGTTTTCTTACCACATTAA
- a CDS encoding SDR family oxidoreductase has product MPQQKNFLTMPAQHQNKQPGIESLMNPRPKFEDPNYKGSEKLKGKNVLITGGDSGIGRAVSIAFAKEGANIAIAYLDEDEDANETKKLVEKEGVKCVLLPGDLSNEQHCKDIVEETAGQLGSLNILVNNVAQQYPQQGLEYITAEQLEKTFRINIFSYFHVAKAALSYLKKGDVIINTASIVAYEGNETLIDYSATKGAIVAFTRSLSQSLVQKGIRVNGVAPGPIWTPLIPSSFDEKKVSQFGSNVPMQRPGQPYELAPAYVYLASSDSAYVTGQMMHVNGGVIVNG; this is encoded by the coding sequence ATGCCGCAGCAAAAAAACTTTTTAACGATGCCAGCGCAACATCAAAATAAACAGCCTGGTATTGAATCGTTAATGAATCCTCGTCCAAAGTTTGAAGATCCTAATTATAAAGGAAGCGAAAAGTTAAAAGGAAAGAATGTATTAATTACAGGGGGAGATAGTGGAATTGGGAGAGCTGTGTCCATCGCTTTTGCAAAAGAGGGAGCAAATATTGCGATTGCTTATTTAGATGAGGACGAAGATGCAAATGAGACGAAAAAACTTGTTGAGAAAGAAGGCGTGAAGTGTGTATTGCTGCCGGGTGATTTAAGTAATGAGCAACATTGTAAAGATATTGTGGAAGAGACCGCTGGGCAGCTAGGTAGTTTAAATATTTTAGTGAATAACGTCGCACAGCAATATCCGCAGCAAGGATTAGAATATATTACAGCGGAACAGTTAGAAAAAACGTTTCGTATTAATATTTTTTCTTATTTTCACGTTGCGAAAGCAGCACTCTCTTATTTAAAGAAAGGTGATGTAATTATAAACACGGCATCTATCGTTGCGTATGAAGGAAATGAAACGTTGATCGATTATTCTGCAACGAAAGGAGCAATTGTCGCTTTTACAAGATCGCTATCTCAGTCTTTAGTACAAAAAGGAATTCGTGTAAATGGTGTTGCACCAGGCCCAATTTGGACACCGCTTATTCCATCCAGTTTTGATGAGAAAAAAGTATCACAGTTTGGGAGCAATGTTCCTATGCAAAGACCTGGTCAGCCGTATGAATTAGCGCCTGCATATGTATATTTGGCGTCTAGTGATTCGGCATATGTGACAGGGCAAATGATGCATGTAAATGGTGGAGTAATTGTGAATGGATAG
- a CDS encoding L,D-transpeptidase: MKKVWCIVILFFCLPASVFANTDHLILVNLTTNQLSFFEEGNYTRTFPITTGRDSTPTPEGNFCIINKYKNKEYHRKKIPGGAPNNPLGTRWLGLDKKEYAIHGTNREGTIGSRESNGCIRMHDRDIQWLYDRVQLQTKVIISRFHTSPEYEAHKLGYRVVSWNGRKVEEEQIGMLMLVDRVNIYWQEPNGQLTKVKTVLPNEKYAVYSKRKDGTYYIGNNLYIVEETGEKIRYEQLSYSILSNIYKRKYNIP, encoded by the coding sequence ATGAAGAAAGTATGGTGTATCGTAATCCTATTTTTCTGCCTGCCAGCTAGCGTTTTTGCTAATACAGATCATTTAATATTAGTTAACCTTACGACGAATCAGCTTTCTTTTTTTGAAGAGGGAAACTATACTAGAACATTTCCGATAACGACAGGAAGAGATAGCACTCCGACGCCTGAAGGGAATTTTTGTATTATAAATAAATATAAAAATAAAGAATACCATCGTAAAAAAATACCTGGGGGTGCACCGAATAATCCTCTCGGTACGAGATGGCTAGGTCTGGATAAAAAGGAATATGCCATTCACGGGACAAATCGTGAAGGAACGATTGGAAGTCGGGAATCAAATGGTTGTATTCGCATGCACGATCGAGACATACAATGGTTATATGACCGGGTACAATTACAGACAAAAGTAATTATTTCTCGTTTTCATACGAGTCCCGAATACGAAGCTCATAAGCTTGGGTATCGTGTTGTGAGCTGGAATGGTCGTAAAGTAGAAGAAGAACAAATTGGAATGCTTATGTTAGTAGATCGTGTAAATATATATTGGCAAGAACCAAATGGACAATTAACGAAAGTAAAAACGGTATTGCCAAATGAAAAATACGCAGTGTACTCCAAACGAAAAGATGGAACCTATTATATAGGAAACAATTTGTATATTGTAGAGGAAACGGGAGAAAAAATTCGTTATGAGCAATTATCTTATTCGATTTTGAGTAATATATATAAGCGGAAATATAATATTCCATAA
- a CDS encoding DUF1540 domain-containing protein: MPEVKCSVSNCSFWGQGNFCQASAIVVQPDAQESGQIENSSYTSATLTNETLESSVTTSVETCCHTFKPKY, encoded by the coding sequence ATGCCAGAAGTAAAATGCTCTGTTTCCAATTGCTCATTTTGGGGACAAGGTAACTTTTGTCAAGCAAGTGCAATCGTTGTTCAACCTGATGCACAAGAATCAGGTCAAATTGAAAACAGTTCGTATACAAGCGCTACTTTAACAAACGAGACGCTTGAAAGTTCTGTAACAACGAGTGTAGAAACGTGTTGTCATACATTTAAACCGAAATATTAA
- a CDS encoding thioredoxin family protein: MKKMLIFGGIIIALFAAIFAVTQMEEKSASTSQKIDNATSQPDGPDYYTNKISLSDLQKNLKEKKEQTVYFYQTSCVHCQKLSPIVVPMAKDLNVDMKVMDIEKLDAPWDEYKIKGTPTIIHFKDGKEVSRISGEQSKDKLKEWLEQTKQ; encoded by the coding sequence ATGAAAAAAATGCTTATATTTGGTGGTATTATTATCGCTTTGTTTGCAGCAATTTTCGCTGTAACACAAATGGAAGAAAAAAGTGCTTCAACGAGCCAAAAAATTGATAATGCTACTAGTCAACCAGATGGCCCTGACTACTACACAAATAAAATTTCTCTTTCAGATCTCCAAAAGAATTTAAAAGAGAAAAAAGAACAAACAGTATACTTTTATCAAACATCTTGCGTTCATTGCCAAAAATTATCTCCTATCGTAGTACCAATGGCTAAAGACTTGAATGTCGATATGAAAGTTATGGATATTGAAAAATTAGATGCTCCTTGGGATGAATATAAAATTAAAGGAACTCCAACAATCATTCATTTTAAAGATGGTAAAGAAGTGAGCCGTATTAGCGGCGAACAATCGAAAGACAAATTAAAAGAATGGCTTGAGCAAACGAAGCAATAA
- a CDS encoding disulfide oxidoreductase: MGREKKQEYALFTAWGASFIATLGSLYFSEIMKFEPCVLCWYQRIFMYPFVLWLGIAVVKKDYRIASYSLPIASIGACISLYHYAIQKVSALSAAGAACGRVPCTGEYINWFGFVTIPFLALIGFITIAICSFIVIKNK, from the coding sequence ATGGGACGAGAAAAAAAGCAAGAGTATGCTTTATTTACTGCATGGGGAGCTTCTTTTATTGCTACGCTAGGTAGCCTATACTTTTCTGAAATCATGAAATTTGAGCCTTGTGTCCTTTGCTGGTATCAACGTATCTTTATGTATCCATTCGTTTTATGGCTCGGCATTGCTGTAGTAAAAAAAGATTATCGTATTGCAAGTTATTCCTTACCAATTGCAAGTATTGGTGCTTGTATTTCTTTATATCATTATGCAATTCAAAAAGTTTCAGCACTATCAGCTGCAGGAGCAGCTTGCGGACGCGTACCTTGTACGGGAGAATACATAAACTGGTTCGGCTTTGTGACAATCCCGTTTTTAGCTCTTATCGGCTTTATCACAATCGCTATTTGCAGCTTTATTGTAATTAAAAACAAATAA
- a CDS encoding YhdB family protein — protein sequence MQTYNDYDKALYYTYCCNWDKLLVLMVQTNDQLFSKRIEHFLHAYQYSKELPEVDKQLQLLFQYIDHASQKSHVEEVVEQIQM from the coding sequence GTGCAAACATATAACGACTATGACAAAGCTCTCTATTACACGTATTGCTGTAATTGGGATAAACTACTCGTTTTAATGGTTCAAACGAATGATCAACTATTTTCTAAGCGTATTGAACACTTTTTACACGCTTATCAATACAGTAAAGAATTGCCAGAAGTTGACAAACAATTGCAGCTCCTATTTCAATATATTGACCATGCATCCCAGAAGTCACATGTAGAAGAAGTAGTAGAGCAAATTCAAATGTAA
- a CDS encoding PCYCGC domain-containing protein: protein MKKYVFSLLVVLSLILTGCGSTGTDEKKSSESKEEHDHASHTQQADIQEKTKGVDTLPAFLDKLDPQMKDIYTVAGQNAELLDWIPCYCGCGESVGHKNNKNCFIREIKKNGEVVWDSHATTCVNCLEIAVESASMKQKGKSTLEIRNYIDNKYKEGYGKPTPTPMPKA, encoded by the coding sequence ATGAAAAAGTATGTATTTTCTTTACTCGTAGTACTGAGCTTAATTCTTACTGGATGCGGGAGTACTGGTACAGATGAAAAAAAATCTTCTGAATCAAAAGAAGAGCATGACCACGCATCACATACTCAGCAAGCAGATATTCAAGAAAAAACAAAGGGAGTCGACACACTTCCGGCCTTCCTAGACAAGCTTGATCCACAAATGAAAGACATCTATACTGTCGCTGGACAAAATGCTGAATTATTAGATTGGATTCCTTGTTACTGCGGGTGTGGTGAAAGTGTAGGGCATAAAAATAATAAAAATTGCTTTATTCGTGAAATCAAAAAGAATGGTGAAGTTGTTTGGGATTCACATGCGACAACTTGTGTGAATTGCTTAGAAATCGCAGTTGAATCTGCTTCGATGAAACAAAAAGGAAAATCAACGCTTGAAATTCGTAATTATATTGATAATAAATACAAAGAAGGATATGGGAAACCAACACCTACGCCAATGCCAAAAGCTTAA
- a CDS encoding GerAB/ArcD/ProY family transporter, whose product MVEQDKTHTVSPYFTFLLLHSLQIGVGVLGYQRVIAQYAGYDSWISLIVAGVLTHIVLFCMLKMLDKDNDLMTIHTTCFGKWIGTFFSMCFAAYLLLFCLTVLRTYIEVIQVWVFPTIKPWKLTLLFLLVTYYVIKGGFRSVTGMCFWGVIIPIFVLFFLVFPMKYAHVRNILPIFTHSPADILYSAKASALEFLGFEAILIFYPFIKKGKSLNKWAHSGIAFTTILYVILAIVSLMYYSQGQLHHTIWPTLTMLKIIKVPFIQRFEYIIIFLWYLIILPNLCLTIWSSCCISKKSFRIPFNITLPFFIAAIFISSLFFTNRESINTLNTVLSQAGLYIVYAYIPILFLFHSLRWHFKNKSKKSSPDTP is encoded by the coding sequence GTGGTTGAACAAGATAAAACACATACTGTTTCCCCTTATTTCACATTCCTTCTATTACACTCTCTTCAAATTGGAGTAGGCGTGTTAGGATACCAACGAGTTATTGCACAATATGCTGGTTATGATTCTTGGATTTCCCTTATTGTTGCGGGTGTCTTAACTCATATCGTACTGTTTTGTATGTTAAAAATGTTAGATAAAGACAATGATTTGATGACCATTCATACGACATGTTTCGGAAAATGGATTGGAACCTTTTTCTCTATGTGCTTTGCCGCATATCTTCTCTTATTTTGCCTTACTGTGCTTCGTACATATATTGAAGTCATTCAAGTTTGGGTTTTTCCTACAATTAAGCCATGGAAATTAACATTATTATTTTTACTCGTGACGTATTACGTAATAAAAGGCGGCTTCCGCTCTGTAACAGGAATGTGTTTTTGGGGTGTCATAATACCGATTTTCGTACTATTCTTCTTAGTTTTCCCTATGAAATACGCACATGTCCGTAATATTTTACCTATTTTCACCCATTCACCTGCAGACATTCTATATTCAGCGAAAGCATCTGCATTAGAATTTCTTGGCTTTGAAGCAATCCTTATCTTTTATCCATTTATTAAAAAAGGAAAATCCTTAAATAAATGGGCACATAGCGGTATTGCTTTTACAACCATTCTATACGTAATATTAGCAATCGTATCCCTTATGTACTATAGCCAAGGACAATTACATCATACAATTTGGCCAACATTAACGATGCTAAAAATAATTAAGGTTCCTTTTATCCAAAGATTTGAGTACATTATTATTTTCTTATGGTATCTTATTATTTTACCTAACCTTTGTTTAACGATTTGGTCTTCTTGTTGCATTAGTAAGAAATCTTTTCGCATACCATTTAACATTACACTGCCATTTTTTATCGCAGCTATATTTATTTCATCCTTGTTTTTCACAAACCGTGAAAGTATCAATACATTAAATACAGTACTGTCTCAAGCTGGGTTATATATTGTATACGCTTACATCCCAATCTTATTTCTATTCCATTCACTACGATGGCACTTCAAAAATAAGTCGAAAAAATCTTCTCCCGACACCCCATGA
- a CDS encoding Ger(x)C family spore germination protein, producing MKNTLLCFSIIILIFQSGCTQPNIVDTQRMIHIGGFDITKDKKFRGTILYPDYTKGVQSKPETQSTTADTIETISSLLNAKSPHTIAVGQMRVVLFGKSFGERGIGDVINNLQRDPNIGRDVQLALVDGSTEELLKHVKTNGSLYLSDLLEQNIETETIPRTALNIFLYNFYSSGCDPFLPYIKVDEDKSASIKGIAFLKKDKVVMYTDKKGSFLLKLLINPTKNGRYEVPIRQGKRKGLIATQNLSGKSFCSLSQNGDIPKVNIHLKLNGLIKNAPDWLDLAKHENITYVKKHVEKTLEKHLNELIKQFQEKEIDPIGIQEEIRSHSRKWTIKQIQEMYPNVDVAVHVQINVVQSGIGE from the coding sequence ATGAAAAATACTTTATTATGCTTTTCCATTATCATTTTAATTTTCCAATCCGGCTGTACACAACCGAATATAGTAGACACACAGCGAATGATTCATATAGGTGGATTTGATATAACGAAAGATAAAAAATTTCGCGGGACAATTTTATATCCCGATTACACAAAAGGCGTTCAATCAAAACCAGAAACTCAGTCAACTACCGCAGATACAATTGAAACAATTTCTTCACTTCTAAACGCCAAATCACCACATACGATCGCTGTAGGTCAAATGCGTGTTGTCCTATTTGGAAAATCATTTGGTGAACGTGGAATTGGGGATGTTATTAACAACTTACAACGTGATCCTAATATTGGCCGAGATGTGCAACTAGCGCTTGTAGATGGTTCAACAGAAGAATTACTTAAACATGTCAAAACGAATGGATCGCTATATCTATCTGATTTACTGGAGCAAAATATAGAAACCGAGACAATCCCTCGGACAGCTTTAAATATTTTTTTATATAACTTTTATTCATCTGGATGCGATCCATTTCTTCCTTATATTAAAGTTGATGAAGACAAGTCTGCTTCCATTAAAGGAATTGCTTTTTTAAAAAAGGATAAAGTGGTTATGTACACAGATAAAAAAGGATCTTTTTTATTAAAACTACTCATTAATCCAACTAAAAATGGTCGTTACGAAGTTCCGATACGTCAAGGTAAGCGTAAAGGATTGATCGCTACTCAAAACTTATCCGGGAAAAGTTTTTGTTCTCTTTCCCAAAACGGTGACATTCCGAAAGTTAACATCCACTTAAAGTTAAACGGACTTATAAAAAATGCTCCCGACTGGCTCGATTTAGCAAAGCACGAAAATATAACTTACGTAAAAAAACATGTAGAAAAAACGCTTGAGAAGCATTTAAACGAATTAATAAAACAATTCCAAGAAAAAGAAATCGATCCGATAGGTATACAAGAAGAAATTCGTAGTCATTCAAGAAAATGGACTATAAAACAAATTCAAGAAATGTACCCTAATGTAGACGTTGCTGTTCATGTGCAAATCAATGTCGTGCAATCTGGTATTGGAGAATAG
- a CDS encoding spore germination protein, which produces MFRFSSKKNKKTICSIPEFIQTMKESSDFVSYNIVEDGTLCLFYYKSTAESLLINRFILTPIKRELDHIENISDIANIVTLEEIITGPTIDDIREKLLGGYVLIQLKNDSQIAEYALIRAESSVLGTRLYNDTENEYSVIGPKVGFVENIDTNIHLLRRNIVTEQLVFKEVMVGSISKTKVVVAYIEDITNEQHVNTAMQRLQDIDFDVPFDATMIEQFISDNSNSPFPVLLPTERLDRSVYALLNGGVVILTDGSPYALAGPATLLDFFVSPEDYYLPWIAGSFLRMVRFFGAAFSLFSSAIYTAVLTYHYQMIPADLLGPIIFSRANVPFPPILEALFLEITIELLREAGARLPTKVGQTIGIVGGIVIGQASVQAALTSTILLIAVALSALASFTTPTVKMSSTIRILRFPLILLAGAFGGLGLIVGFVLILAHLIRLKSLGSPYLLPLYPFRGLGTAEGLFRLPFSQTAGRASFLRPKKKWRYDPNKAKEKHDGEEK; this is translated from the coding sequence ATGTTTCGTTTTTCATCTAAGAAGAATAAAAAAACAATCTGTTCCATTCCAGAATTTATCCAAACTATGAAAGAGTCTAGTGATTTCGTTTCTTATAACATCGTAGAAGATGGGACGTTATGTTTGTTTTACTATAAATCTACGGCTGAATCACTCCTCATTAATCGATTCATTTTAACACCTATAAAAAGAGAATTAGATCACATTGAAAATATAAGTGATATAGCAAATATCGTCACACTTGAGGAGATTATCACTGGCCCTACTATTGATGACATTCGTGAAAAATTATTAGGTGGGTATGTACTTATACAACTAAAAAATGATTCTCAAATCGCAGAATATGCACTTATTCGTGCTGAAAGTTCCGTTTTAGGTACACGGCTATATAACGATACTGAAAATGAATATAGTGTCATCGGTCCAAAAGTCGGATTTGTTGAGAATATCGATACAAATATACACTTACTTCGGCGAAATATTGTCACAGAACAATTAGTTTTCAAAGAAGTTATGGTTGGTTCTATATCAAAAACAAAAGTCGTAGTTGCTTACATCGAAGATATTACGAATGAGCAGCACGTTAATACTGCGATGCAGCGCCTACAAGACATTGACTTTGATGTTCCTTTCGATGCAACTATGATTGAACAGTTTATTAGTGATAACAGCAACTCTCCCTTCCCTGTTTTACTCCCTACAGAGCGTTTAGATCGCTCCGTTTATGCATTATTGAATGGAGGAGTCGTCATTTTAACAGACGGTTCACCTTACGCATTAGCTGGACCAGCGACATTACTCGATTTCTTCGTCTCTCCAGAAGATTATTATTTACCATGGATAGCAGGCTCATTTCTTCGAATGGTTCGCTTTTTCGGAGCAGCATTCTCGCTATTTTCATCAGCTATTTATACAGCTGTATTAACGTATCACTATCAAATGATTCCTGCGGATTTACTAGGTCCGATTATTTTTTCAAGAGCTAATGTACCCTTTCCGCCCATTTTAGAAGCACTTTTTTTAGAAATCACAATCGAATTGCTCCGTGAAGCTGGAGCACGATTACCTACAAAAGTTGGACAAACAATCGGCATCGTTGGCGGGATTGTAATTGGCCAAGCATCTGTTCAGGCTGCTTTAACGAGTACCATTTTATTAATTGCAGTTGCTTTATCAGCACTCGCTTCTTTTACAACACCAACTGTAAAAATGTCTTCTACTATCCGGATACTACGATTTCCACTTATTCTTTTAGCTGGTGCATTTGGGGGCTTAGGTCTCATTGTAGGATTCGTACTCATATTAGCTCATTTAATTCGCTTAAAATCACTTGGATCACCTTATTTATTACCTCTATATCCATTTCGCGGTTTAGGAACGGCAGAAGGTCTCTTTCGCTTGCCATTTAGTCAAACTGCAGGACGTGCCTCTTTTCTAAGACCAAAAAAGAAATGGCGCTATGATCCAAACAAAGCGAAAGAAAAACATGATGGTGAAGAGAAATGA
- a CDS encoding nitroreductase: MTTYTSIANVIKERRSVRTFTDKAVEKELLIELLNDATWAPNHKHREPWNCKLYIGEGRQKLVDAVLNSFTEEERAKRGKTLSDRFLSTPAQIVVYIDEDPRQIPRDEDYAATCAFMQNFQLLAWERGLGCVWKSGGLNYNPLFIEGIGLTRGQRIIGILHIGYFDKAPEGKARTPITEKMEIIEG, encoded by the coding sequence ATGACTACATATACTTCCATCGCAAACGTTATTAAAGAAAGACGTTCTGTTCGTACATTTACAGATAAAGCAGTAGAAAAAGAGCTATTAATTGAACTATTAAACGACGCAACATGGGCACCGAATCATAAACACCGTGAACCATGGAATTGTAAATTATACATTGGAGAAGGCCGTCAGAAATTAGTAGACGCAGTATTAAACTCTTTCACAGAAGAAGAAAGAGCAAAACGCGGCAAAACTTTATCTGATCGTTTCTTAAGTACGCCTGCACAAATCGTTGTTTACATTGATGAAGATCCGCGTCAAATTCCACGTGACGAAGATTACGCTGCAACATGTGCATTTATGCAAAACTTCCAATTGCTTGCTTGGGAACGCGGCTTAGGCTGTGTTTGGAAATCAGGTGGATTAAACTATAATCCACTATTTATAGAAGGAATCGGTTTAACAAGAGGTCAACGCATCATTGGAATTCTTCACATCGGCTATTTCGATAAAGCACCAGAAGGAAAAGCTCGTACGCCGATTACGGAGAAGATGGAGATTATTGAGGGTTAG
- the spoVR gene encoding stage V sporulation protein SpoVR, whose translation MRASEDKALQYAIAEITEIATGFGLDFYPMRYEVCPAEIIYTFGAYGMPTRFSHWSFGKQFFRMKLQYDLGLSKIYELVINSDPCYAFLLDTNSLIQNKLIVAHVLAHCDFFKNNIRFSNTKRDMVESMAATADRVKAYEHKYGKAEVETFLDAVLAIQEHIDPSLMRPKLAWSIDDLEEEEVEKKKVSQYDDLWNLDDRNKKRERPNMHKKRKIPPQPEKDLLLFIEEYSRELEDWQRDILTMMREEMLYFWPQLETKIMNEGWASYWHQRILREMDLTSGEAIEFAKLNAGVVQPSKTSINPYYLGIKMFEDIEERYNNPTEEMKRRGVKPGSGREKMFEVREIEWDVSFLRNYLNKELVMREDMYLFQRQGKEYKVIDKEWKQVRDQLVNMRTNGGFPYLVVEDGDYLKNGELYIKHSYEGIELDLKYLEKVLPYLHQLWGRTVHMESIVESKGVVFSYDGKMVHRKYV comes from the coding sequence ATGAGAGCAAGTGAAGATAAAGCATTGCAATATGCGATTGCGGAAATTACGGAAATTGCGACTGGATTTGGGCTTGATTTTTATCCGATGCGTTATGAAGTATGTCCAGCGGAAATTATTTATACATTTGGTGCATATGGGATGCCGACGAGGTTTTCACATTGGAGTTTTGGAAAGCAATTTTTCAGAATGAAATTACAATACGATTTAGGACTTAGTAAAATTTATGAACTCGTTATTAACTCTGATCCATGTTACGCCTTTTTATTAGATACGAATTCTTTAATTCAAAATAAACTAATCGTAGCGCACGTTTTAGCGCACTGTGATTTCTTTAAAAATAATATTCGTTTTTCGAATACGAAGCGAGACATGGTAGAAAGTATGGCTGCAACAGCGGATCGTGTGAAAGCATATGAGCATAAGTACGGAAAGGCAGAGGTAGAAACATTTTTAGATGCCGTACTTGCCATTCAAGAACATATTGACCCGTCACTTATGCGTCCGAAACTTGCGTGGAGTATTGATGATTTAGAAGAGGAAGAAGTAGAAAAGAAAAAGGTATCACAGTACGATGATTTATGGAATTTAGATGATCGAAACAAAAAGAGAGAACGACCTAATATGCATAAAAAGAGGAAAATCCCTCCGCAACCAGAGAAAGATTTACTCCTATTTATCGAAGAATATAGCCGTGAGCTAGAAGATTGGCAGCGCGACATATTAACGATGATGCGTGAAGAAATGTTATATTTCTGGCCGCAGCTTGAAACGAAAATCATGAATGAAGGCTGGGCTTCCTACTGGCATCAACGCATACTTCGTGAAATGGACTTAACATCTGGTGAAGCAATTGAATTTGCGAAATTAAATGCGGGTGTCGTACAGCCATCAAAAACAAGTATTAATCCATACTACCTTGGTATTAAAATGTTTGAAGATATTGAAGAACGCTATAACAATCCGACAGAAGAAATGAAAAGGCGTGGTGTGAAGCCTGGTTCTGGCCGTGAGAAAATGTTTGAAGTACGAGAAATTGAATGGGACGTATCATTCCTAAGAAATTACTTAAATAAAGAACTCGTAATGAGAGAAGATATGTACTTATTCCAGCGCCAAGGTAAAGAATATAAAGTAATTGATAAAGAGTGGAAACAAGTACGAGATCAACTTGTAAATATGCGTACAAATGGAGGTTTCCCATACTTAGTGGTAGAAGATGGCGATTACTTAAAGAATGGGGAATTGTACATTAAACATAGTTACGAAGGAATTGAGCTCGATTTAAAATACTTAGAAAAGGTATTACCGTATCTTCATCAGTTATGGGGAAGAACGGTGCATATGGAGTCCATTGTGGAGAGTAAGGGTGTTGTGTTTTCTTATGATGGGAAGATGGTGCATCGGAAGTATGTGTGA